TCGCCCCCACCGGCATCGCAGCGCTGAACGTGGACGGCTACACGATCCACCGCCTGTTCTCCTTCCCGCTCGGCGTCACCGAGGAGCAGGTGCGCGGCGGCTCCTACTACCCGGGCCGCTTCGCGAGGGCGCTGAAGGAGCTGGACACCCTGATCATCGACGAGGCGTCGATGGTGCGGGCGGACCTGTTCGATGCGCTCACCGCGGCGCTCGAGCTGTACGGCCCCCGGCCCGGCACCCCGTTCGGCGGGGTGCAGCTGGTGCTGGTCGGGGACCTGTACCAGCTGCCGCCGGTGGTGACCGATCACGATGCAGGCTGGATCGAGCGGCGCTACGGCACCCCTTTCTTCTTCTCCGCCCACTCCTTCGACGAGGACACCTTCCCGGTGGTGGAGCTGTCGACCGTCTTCCGCCAGCAGGGCGATGACCGCCTGGTGGACCTGCTGAACGCGGTGCGGGAAGGGACTCTGCTCGAGAAGGCACGGGCCGAGCTGAACCGTCGGACGGATCCCGATTTCGAGCCCGGGCTGGACGAGTTCTGGCTGACCCTCGCCACCACCAACCGGATCGTCGGCGCGCGGAACCGGCAGATGCTCGAGCGCCTGCCCGGCCCGGTGCAGGCCTTCACCGCGCAGACCAGCGGGGACACCGACGGATTCGAGAAGCCCACCGAGGAGACGCTGCGGATCGGGGTGGGCGCGCAGGTGATGCTGCTGAACAACGACCCTCTCGATCGCTGGGTCAACGGCACGCTCGGCCGGATCACCGCGATCAGCGCCGACTCCGACGGGCCGGTCGTCACCGTGCTGCTGCGCGACGGCCGCACCGAGCAGGTGCGCGAGCACACCTGGGAGATCACGCGCCCGAGCGTCGAGGGCGGTGCGCTGGTGCATCAGGTGATCGGCACCTTCACCCAGCTGCCGATGAAGCTGGCCTGGGCGATCACGATCCACAAGTCGCAGGGGCAGACGCTGGACCGCGTGGTCGTGGACCTCACCGGCGGCACCTTCGCCAACGGTCAGCTGTACGTGGCGCTGTCGCGGTGCACGAGCCTCGAGGGTCTGGTGCTGAAGCGCGAGGTGCTGCCGCGGGACCTGAAGACCGACCAGCGGGTGCGCCGCTATCTCGCCAGCGGCACGTCCACGACCGAGACGCTCGGCGAGGCGTACCTGTCGGTGCTGACCGTGGGCACGACCGGGGACCGGTGGCGCCCGCGGCCGGTGGAGATCGCGGTCGTCACCGACGACGGGGACGAGATCTCCACCGTCGTGAACCCCACCTCGGACCTGTTCGGGGCACGGGACGAGTTCGGGATCACCACGCGGGACGTGCAGCTCGCGCCGCTGCTTGCGGAGGCGTGGCCGGCGCTGTCGGCGCTGCTGGCCGGGCGGGTGCCCGTCGGCGTGGACATCGACCGTCAGCTCGCCCACGTGGACTTCGAGCTCAAGCGCAACGGGATCGTCGAGCCGGTGCCGCTCGGGCTCGAGGTCCCGGGCAGGCTGCTCGGCGCCCGCGAGCGCGCCCGGTTGAACGCGCCGACAGCGCTCGAGCGGGCCCGGGCGGTGCGCGACGCGGTGCGGCGAGTGCGGGCCGCGGGAGAGGAGCTGCCCGGCAGCGGGATGGCGTTCCGTCAGGTCGTGGCGGGGCACGGCTATCTGCTCGCCCGCACGACGGGGCCGACGGGGACCAGCGCCCCGACGGGCTTCGTCGTCGGCGGGAACCTCGGCGCGCAGGACGACGCCGCCGAGGTGCTCGCCCACCTGCTCGAGGGGACCTGGCAGCGGGTCCTCTCCCCCGATCACGAGGTCCTCGAGCGCCTGCGCGGGGTCGAGGAGCATTTCGGGGTGCGGGTGCTGCCCGAGGGCCTGGAGGCGACAGGCCCGATCAGCGCGGCCGACGTGCTCGTGCCCGGCGCGCGGGTGTGCTTCTCCGGCACCGTCCACTCGCCCCGGCACGGGTGGCTGGAGAAGGAGCAGCTGCACGCCATGGCCGAGGCGCGCGGGCTCCGGGCCGTCCCGACCCTCACCAAGACCCGGACGGATGTGCTGGTCGTCGCCGAGGCCGGCTCGCAGTCGAGCAAGGCGAAGAACGCGGCGAGGTGGGAGAAGCCGGTGATCACGGCGGAGGAGTTCCTGGAGTGGGTGGGATGAACCGCAGCGACGAGGCGAGGCCTGACGTGGACGATACGGGGGACGACGACCGTTACCTGGTCATCCGGGGACGAAGATGGCGACGCACGGACCCGGCGCTGGACGCCGACGTGGTCCGGGCGCTGAAGAGCCATCTGGGCAGAGCCCGCTCCCAGGTCGGGCGCGCCGGCCGCGACGACGACCCGGCGAGCGTCCGCTCAGCTCGAGACCGCGTCCAGCTCGCGAAGGAAGGCCTCGGAGAGCGCGGACCCGCATGGTGGGAGCGCCCCGAGGACGAGCGACGCCGTCAGGCTGCGGATCGACTCGCTCGGCTCGAGCGGCTGGACGCCTCAGCCCGCGATGCCGACGCGGACGACGACGGAGGGGAACAGTCCCACCATGGTGAGCGTCCAGAGGGCGTGGACCAAGAGCGCCCCGGCGAGTGAGCCGGAGGTCTCGCGGGCCCACATCGCCACCGGTCCCAGCAGGAGGGCCATCACCGCGAGAGCAGGGCTGCCGGTGCACAGCGTGACGAGGGCGTACACCACGGTGGGGACCACCCAGCGGGCCGGGCCGGTGAGCAGCCGAGGCAGCGCACCGCGGAAGAACACCTCTTCAGCGGCGCCCGCCACCAGCGCGACCGCGAGCACACCCCAGCGCCCGTCGGCCGCCGCGGCGACGGGACCGGCCACCCACGGGGCAGTGGCCGGGACACCGGCCAGGACCAGACCGCCCGCCAGCGAGGCCGCGGCCAGGCCGACGCCCGCGGCGGCCACCGCGACCTTCGGTGCGCCCCCCGGGGCCCGGCCGGCGAGATCCGAAGGTGCCAGGCGCATGATCAGCAGTCCGCCGACGGTCCAGGTCAGGGCGATTCCCAGTGCCCAGCCGGCGACGGTCCCCGGCCCCCCGCCCTCGGCGCGCAGCGACGCGGCCAGGAGCGGCGCAGCCACCACGACGGCGAGGCCGGCCACCCCCCACGCGCCGGGACGGGAGGCGGGACTATCGGGGCTCATGCGCCTAGGGTACGAGGCCGCTCGCTGCGCCGGGGCGAGGCGGGTCTTGCTCGC
This genomic interval from Brachybacterium aquaticum contains the following:
- a CDS encoding exonuclease domain-containing protein, which encodes MGLLDRLPDRRSASQGPAAAPTSSHGAPALGTLPRFAVLDLETTGLNPASDRILEIAILRADAQGRPLEQWVSRVNPDRPVGATHVHGLTDADVAAAPRFAELARVVGDALQGMVVVAHNAEFDLGFLQAEFARAGLPMPRLVPYCTLQGSTLYLPHLRRRTLAECCAALGVPLRNAHSALGDAFAAAGLLERYLAMDAQTGYDAALTATRARIAGERLAASLAGPTGVEGPTEGLPTAGPETGSARSPLTPSRPGSTTVAPPAPTPPAPASAPTAPSVTANEISPAAVRAWARSQGIPVGDRGRLRAELVAQYREAMDAPGSGAEHVAASAGPAAARPAVPAPAPADDAASTAPPSAAPTARADAAPTGPTPSATPPAPLSASLATPHAATPPSAAPTRPLTITDEFAAALDHLHAGHHLFLTGKAGTGKSTLIRHYLESTERTTITVAPTGIAALNVDGYTIHRLFSFPLGVTEEQVRGGSYYPGRFARALKELDTLIIDEASMVRADLFDALTAALELYGPRPGTPFGGVQLVLVGDLYQLPPVVTDHDAGWIERRYGTPFFFSAHSFDEDTFPVVELSTVFRQQGDDRLVDLLNAVREGTLLEKARAELNRRTDPDFEPGLDEFWLTLATTNRIVGARNRQMLERLPGPVQAFTAQTSGDTDGFEKPTEETLRIGVGAQVMLLNNDPLDRWVNGTLGRITAISADSDGPVVTVLLRDGRTEQVREHTWEITRPSVEGGALVHQVIGTFTQLPMKLAWAITIHKSQGQTLDRVVVDLTGGTFANGQLYVALSRCTSLEGLVLKREVLPRDLKTDQRVRRYLASGTSTTETLGEAYLSVLTVGTTGDRWRPRPVEIAVVTDDGDEISTVVNPTSDLFGARDEFGITTRDVQLAPLLAEAWPALSALLAGRVPVGVDIDRQLAHVDFELKRNGIVEPVPLGLEVPGRLLGARERARLNAPTALERARAVRDAVRRVRAAGEELPGSGMAFRQVVAGHGYLLARTTGPTGTSAPTGFVVGGNLGAQDDAAEVLAHLLEGTWQRVLSPDHEVLERLRGVEEHFGVRVLPEGLEATGPISAADVLVPGARVCFSGTVHSPRHGWLEKEQLHAMAEARGLRAVPTLTKTRTDVLVVAEAGSQSSKAKNAARWEKPVITAEEFLEWVG
- a CDS encoding CPBP family intramembrane glutamic endopeptidase, producing the protein MSPDSPASRPGAWGVAGLAVVVAAPLLAASLRAEGGGPGTVAGWALGIALTWTVGGLLIMRLAPSDLAGRAPGGAPKVAVAAAGVGLAAASLAGGLVLAGVPATAPWVAGPVAAAADGRWGVLAVALVAGAAEEVFFRGALPRLLTGPARWVVPTVVYALVTLCTGSPALAVMALLLGPVAMWARETSGSLAGALLVHALWTLTMVGLFPSVVVRVGIAG